AAAGCCGTACTAACTTTAAATGATTAAGGTAATTTTTcataagctaaaaaaaagttaatagtaataaaataatgcttttattcataattattatcaatCCCACATCAATAgtgttattgtaaaataataaatggataATAAAAGGGGAGATTAAGCAATAAACTAAAAAgggaaaactaattaaaagggaaaactaaacaaaaatatttttaaatatctatacaattttatttaaatacaactaaattccagaattatataaaaaaaatttaataaatacaataggAATTTcgataacttttgaaataaaaatatctaagtttGAAAGACCAGAAAagtctttaaaagtatttctttcaaagaaaaaaaaagtgtttacttACAAAGCATTCAAATTGCTTTACATATAGTTTTGAATTAagaagtaaacaattttttagtgaTACAAATTCTAAATTGAAGATTCAATAAAAGTTGCTTTGTCAACAAAATGGCattattctagaaaaaaagtattagctATAGAGATGGGCATTCgtcattcaaaataatgaataattagtcaaaattttcctgaattatgaataaagatttattcattagtcagaaatatctttaataaagaatatattagtcattattttcaatcattattctttagtcaaaaataaatgaataacttcATTGATCAACAGAAAAGGACGCTTAAAACTTTAATTGTCTACAATTGtgattaaatacaaataaaaaatgtaaaaaatgcatagtaataagtTGCATGTAATCGTGTTTCAGAAGAAATAGTTACAAAAGttacaacaattttaattctgCGATTATTGTAATCATAACAAGAAGCGATAGCAGGAAATCGTGGTTAGAAATGACCGAAATCTTCGATTACACATAATCGTGATTACGTCGGTACGTGTGTATGTGTACTTATGTATATGCAATGTACTTGCTTCTTGTTTGTACGAACATACGAACATTGTTTGTACCGTGTATGTCCCATGCATATATGTACAATATATGTCCCATGCAATTGTATACAATATTGTATGTTCATTGAATGTATGAACATATGTACAATACATGTATGTTAAATGTATGTATACCGatatgtacaatatatgtacGCATGTACATACATCCTATGTATCCATATGTACCATATATGTCTAGTACATGtacaatacaatatatataatgtatgcAAGTTATCTAAATTTCGCAACATtaagtaaaacaagttttaataacAACTCCAGGAAGTTAAATGACAAATTcaaactatgtttaaaattaattctttgttttaattgtaggtactgtaacattttaaaaatattggaataaaaaaaaacttttccggtgattttataaaatgttcgaggtttcaaattcattttttataatttgatgccgttcatagaaatttttagatGCCCAAAATACGTTTAATTTTATAcgctgaaattatatttaggaatttaaaataagattatcgtTTCCTTCCAAAACAATAAGAGATTGAGTTAGTAGATATtagagcaaattttaaaatgaactgaaataatttaactgttataaactttttataagaacctataaaacaatattgttaTGCTGGAGttagttaaaattacataaaaatagctATTCATACTTCCCTTGGTTTAATGGttaaattccattaatttattttcgctCTTCATTCATCtctaagtattttcaaaataattaataaagtttggaacattaaatatttttaagataattaatagcctttaattaatatgtttagagttgctaataatatttattcgtaGAGTCTCTGGTTTCCGCCAAAagatagttaattatttaaaattccgcaggcgagaaaaaaaaaaattgggagccGCCGCGCTACGGTTccatggtaaaattaccaaatttttttcacatattataaaaccatattttatgtagttaattttttcaaaatcaatactAAAGTACTTTAGTAAAACTCACCGtcctttttggtgtttccatcgagtcagaaacacggtaaattttaccatattcagtttgttttgaccatactttttcattttgatatttattataatatatttttattttttgaccatattgtttgtatttttttctcattatgttAAAGAGACATTATTAGATActgtatcataaaataaaatatttaattttttttttaaccttcatCCATCAATTTGAGCAACACATTCATGTGTCACCATAAATGTTGGTTTTCAACAcagttgcattatttttaactattaattaaaatatttaaaagctaatttcattgattttacagATTCTTTACAACGTATCTATCAGTTTCAGTACCGGCAAAAGTAGCAcgaataaaagtaaattgtattattaaaatcaattactaTTATCTAATGCATGCAATTATGcgcagttttaaatattaaaactgatgaatatatgttaaataaagtaattaaaaacttattttttcagtcAATTTTGGCAATATAATATGgcaccaaaaaataaacttgattatTTTAACGAATTACTACTATCTATTCTGtgtaattattcaaaaagaatttttttaatcccatGAATCAGTAGGACAGTGCCACATAAATgacaataataaaagttaatcaCAGTATGCTGAAAACTCTATTTGCTATTGTAGGAAattattctgaattaaaaatatcaatatgtaaaataaagtgtttaaaactttttttcttggtATTAATTCCATTCTTTAATCCCTCTTAATTAGTTACAGCAACAAACTatgacatgaaaaataataaacggcATAATTTTAACAAGGCACTGTTatgtatatttacttaaaattttaacacaacaGTAATTAAAAACGTATCTTAACGCCTTTacataaacatttcttaaaagcGTAATCTATTGAATTTTCCTATTCCTTAAATCTCATAAATCAGTACCGGGCCACAAAAACGTTAATAATATAAgtcaatttcattatttttatcgaaGCCCTACCAGTTATCGGATgcaattatacaaaattataagaatcaatttgtaaaataaagtttggaaaaaattagtttatttagatTCTTTAATTTCCAATCAATCAGTTATTATAATACAAGTTAGCAGCAATAAAACTAAACTTCCTCATTTTGACGAAGCATCATTATATGCTATTATGTAgaatattacatattaacaATCTTTGCATTGATGACGATAATTATATGCAGTTATTGATAGTTTTTGATGTTAAcagacaatttgaaaaataaaataatgaaacgaaAAATATGGCACTCATCAATAAAATGTGTATCAATCAAAACATTACCTGACAATAAGTTTCTTAAGCTTACAGACAACTAATTGTCGAATAATCTCAtaagatattatatattttaaaaatttcttacctCGATTAAGCTGTACAATTTGTATAGCTATGGGTTGGAAAAAATTCCggagattttacaaaataatataaatttcctgATAATTGCGgtataatgtactaaatatttcacacatatggaatttcaggaattttgttagtcatcaaaatagaaaaactgcattattttcTAGTTGTAATTGACATTTAATAAACtagaaatgttatgtattatgtctacttataattttgaataataataggcatttaatttatcaattcaaAGGCAATTAACTTATCAATTGacttattaattgatttattaatttaaaaaaggagttctgagtagaaattaaatgaacattttagaacaaaaaaggTGATTCCTATGAAGGAAGTTCGCTTTATTATGTATTAGCAATACTTACTTAAATATTCAAGTAAGCAATAATctctgcaaaaattttaattcaatagggatttttttgaaaaaattttagaaaattttctaaaatgtacaaaaaccagtaGCCAAGAGAAACAGGGAAAATCCAGTAGTCTTCTGGAAAATCCAGTAAAGTTGACAGCTGTGAATTTGGCTACTCTTATAGCTCCATCCCTCATTTTCAGAGCTATAGTTAAATGTCAAAAAACATAGCTAAATGTTGTAGACATTTGGCTGTATTTATATTATGATAACGAAAAATATAGCTAAATGTTATGGACAACTAAATATCGAAtctcataaaatatgaaatattttaaaattatcttacctTTAGGAAGCTGTACAATTTGGCTATTTTTATAGTTCCATCCCTCATCTTCAGAgctatagcaatattttttggaCGGCGGGGAGAGTTCTCGAACGGAATCGGAGCTTGCCTCATCCACAAATGAGTGTGGGGTTTTCCAAGACAACTTCGAAGTAGGATCATAGGCGACGGTCGACGATAAAAAACCCGCTTTAGAATCTTTCCATTTTGCGGTTAGATAGGGTGAGGGCGTCTCGCTGCGGCTTCCGTGGAAATCGGAATCATTTTCCGATGAAAAGAAGTCAGAATTTTGCACCTCCGTAGCCCAGTCATCACTAATTATTTCCATGTCTTGATCACtaatagagtttttaaaattattgcaactaTCGATCCAAGATTGAGTGATTGCGTAAGGTGGTGGCGGTTCTTTATGAAGAGGTCGATAAGGAGGAGGTGGTCCACGTTTTCGATGACAATCCGGACTGCCCACTGTTCTTGACCattgattttctttcattgaGGGATGAGAGGCTTTTTCGAAGTTAAAATCGTCCAAGTTCGTAAAGACAGTTTCTGTGTTTGATGGTAAGCATCGCTGGGAAACCgcgtttatttcttttaaaaagttctgaTTCGTAAGAGGCGGTAAGTATTGCGGATAGTTATTAAGTTCAAAGTCATTgctattgtttgaaatttcgtaatttGTAAAATCgtatttctttttctccatTGCTTGAGTTTGAGAGTTGATTTCAAATGTCCTGTCAGATTCTTGAAACATGTTTAAAGAGTTTTCAAAACTGGaataaaagtcagtaaattCAGTTGATGAAAAAAGGGCtgcataatttctaatatcattCTGGCAATACGTGGATGATTCCATATTTCAGGTgatgtgtaataaaatattataaatactgtTCAATCCATGCGAGAAGTATTAATATATTCCG
Above is a window of Parasteatoda tepidariorum isolate YZ-2023 chromosome 5, CAS_Ptep_4.0, whole genome shotgun sequence DNA encoding:
- the LOC107451332 gene encoding uncharacterized protein isoform X1 — translated: MESSTYCQNDIRNYAALFSSTEFTDFYSSFENSLNMFQESDRTFEINSQTQAMEKKKYDFTNYEISNNSNDFELNNYPQYLPPLTNQNFLKEINAVSQRCLPSNTETVFTNLDDFNFEKASHPSMKENQWSRTVGSPDCHRKRGPPPPYRPLHKEPPPPYAITQSWIDSCNNFKNSISDQDMEIISDDWATEVQNSDFFSSENDSDFHGSRSETPSPYLTAKWKDSKAGFLSSTVAYDPTSKLSWKTPHSFVDEASSDSVRELSPPSKKYCYSSEDEGWNYKNSQIVQLPKDLVEWNEKHVSLWLKWFSRTFYDYKPDLNLIPSDGVALNKLTLTDFITITGDWKVANMLWDDILPYKRELFGGEEKSSGENGLSSQEHLNTIKDRRKDENLSTIKDRILQRFVTEKKKAKNDNGGQTPLWQFLLELLSKQEHSDKIEWEGVDGTFKLKLPDDVAKMWGQKKKKKGMTYEKLSRSLRYYYDKQIMSKVNGKRFSYKFDLDGLIRAYHPTGVSDSCFIQADDLNCPSRNFPFTAFIVQKDIQKSEDEDSPESGF
- the LOC107451332 gene encoding uncharacterized protein isoform X2: MESSTYCQNDIRNYAALFSSTEFTDFYSSFENSLNMFQESDRTFEINSQTQAMEKKKYDFTNYEISNNSNDFELNNYPQYLPPLTNQNFLKEINAVSQRCLPSNTETVFTNLDDFNFEKASHPSMKENQWSRTVGSPDCHRKRGPPPPYRPLHKEPPPPYAITQSWIDSCNNFKNSISDQDMEIISDDWATEVQNSDFFSSENDSDFHGSRSETPSPYLTAKWKDSKAGFLSSTVAYDPTSKLSWKTPHSFVDEASSDSVRELSPPSKKYCYSSEDEGWNYKNSQIVQLPKDLVEWNEKHVSLWLKWFSRTFFDYKPDLNLIPSDGVALNKLTLADFITITGDWKVANMLWDDILSYKRELFGGEEKSSGENGLSSQEHLNTIKDRRKDENLSTIKDRILQRFVTEKKKAKNDNGGQTPLWQFLLELLSKQEHSDKIEWEGVDGTFKLKLPDDVAKMWGQKKKKKGMTYEKLSRSLRYYYDKQIMSKVNGKRFSYKFDLDGLIRAYHPTGVSDSCFIQADDLNCPSRNFPFTAFIVQKDIQKSEDEDSPESGF